TTTAGTTCAAGTATTAAAGATTGCTCTCCAGAGATTTCCTTAACTTGAACTGAATCTGGGTTATCAACTAATGATTTTGCTATTATTTCAACTAATTCTTTCACAAAATACACCCCCAGTAATTACTTTGTAAGCTTCTCGCTTATTCCAGCTCTATCAAAAAGCTTCTTAACTATGTCAGAAGGTTGTGCACCATTCTTCACCCATTGAGCAGCTTTTTCTTCATCAATTTTGATTGTAGTTGGTTCAGTAGTAGGGTTATAGTAACCAATTTCTTCAATGAATCTTCCATCTCTTGGAGATCTGGAATCAGCAACAACTACTCTGTAAAATGGAGCTTTCTTAGCACCCATTCTTCTTAATCTTATCTTTACAGCCATGTATTTCACCTCCTTTAAAAGTAGGACATTAATTCATAAAAGGCAATTTGCCAAATAATCCTTTTTTAAAGCCCTTTTGCATATTTTTAGTTTGTTTCATCATCTTTTTCATCATTTCAAATTCCTTGAGGAATTTGTTGATATCTTGTATATTTGTACCTGAACCTTGCGAAATTCTCTTCTTTCTAGAGGAAGAACCACTTACAAGGCTAGGATTTTTTCTTTCCTTTTTTGTCATGGAATTAATTATAGCCTCTCGTCTTTTCATTTCCTTTTCGCCTTGACTTAAGTCTACACCTTGAAGTTCTTTTGTGTTTAAGCCTGGTATCATTTCAATGATTTTATTAAGAGGTCCTAACTTCTTCATCTGATCCATCATAGCTAGATAATCATCAAGATTAAAGTCTTGACTCATCATCTTGGCACCAAGCTCTTTGGCTTCTTTCTCATCAATTGCCGCTTGAGCTTTCTCTATTAAAGAAAGTACATCTCCCATACCAAGAATTCTAGATGACATTCTATCAGGATAAAACACTTCCAAATCATTCATTTTTTCGCCGACGCCAACAAATTTAATCGGTTTACCGCTCATAGCTTTGATAGATAAAGCAGCTCCCCCTCTTGTATCGCCGTCTAGTTTAGTTAGTATTACGCCACTTATATCTAATTGCTCATTAAAGCTTTGGGCAACATTGACTGCATCTTGACCTGTCATAGAATCTACTACCAGTAAAATCTCATGAGGATTAATGCTGTCTTTTACATTTTTAAGTTCATCCATGAGTTCTTCGTCTATATGAAGTCTACCAGCAGTATCTATTATAACTACATTGTTATCATTGCTTTTGGCATGCTCAATTGCTGCTTTTGCAATATCAACTGGATTTACTTTATCACCCATTGAAAAAACAGGAACATCTATCTGTTTTCCAACAACTTGCAGCTGTTTAATTGCTGCAGGTCTGTAGATATCACAGGCAACTAGCAACGGTTTTTTATTTTTCTTTCTTATTTGCAGCGCAAGCTTTCCGGCCATTGTCGTTTTACCTGCACCCTGAAGACCTACTAACATTATTACAGTAGTCCCATTATTTATATAGTTAACAGCACTTTCAGAACTTCCCATCAAAGCAGTAAGCTCATCATTTACTATTTTAATAACATGTTGTCCCGGAGTTAAGCTTTCCATAACCTCGTTTCCTAGACACTTCTCGCTCACGCTGTTTATAAAGTCTTTAACCACTTTATAATTTACGTCAGCTTCTAAAAGTGCAAGCTTAACTTCCCTCATAGCTTCTTTTATATCTTTTTCAGTAAGCTTACCCTTACCTTTAAGCTTCTTTATAGTTTCCTGAAGTTTGGAAGCTAATCCTTCAAAAGCCATGATAATCCTCCTATAAATTCTCAATAATATCTTTTTCTATATACTCAATATGCGTCTTAATTTCGCTATCACTTATTTTATCCTTTAGAAAAGAACATTTAATTAGTAGCTTTTTCTTTATATCAGATAAGATAAAGTTTTTCGTCATAATCTGAAGCTTGTTTTCATAGTCAAGCAAAAGTCTTTGGCATCTCTTTATCGTGTCATGAATAGCCTGCCTGCTTGTATTATTAAGCTCAGCTATTTCCGCTAGGGAAAGATCCTCATTATAATACATAGTCATTATATCTCTCTGTTTATCTGTTAAAAGAGAACCATAAAAATCTAATAATAATGATATTTCAACTCTCTCTTCCATAATATCACCCGACTCACAAAAAAAATAATAACAGATATTTAAAATGCTGTCAAGTAATTTTACTTAACAGCATTTTAAATTTGTCTATTAGAATAAAGCTTCAACAAATGCCTTTGCTTTAAATTCTTGAAGATCATCTATACCTTCGCCAACACCTATTAATTTTACCGGAACATTAAGCTGATGCTTAATAGATATAACAACCCCGCCTTTAGCTGTGCCATCAAGCTTTGTAAGTACAATTCCGTTTACGTCAGCAACTTCCATAAACTGTTTTGCCTGTTGAACTGCATTTTGTCCTGTTGTAGCATCCAAAACCAATAGGGTTTGCTTTTGTGCTTCTGAAAATTCTCTATCTATTATTCTATTTATCTTGCTAAGCTCATCCATAAGATTTTTCTTATTATGAAGCCTTCCAGCCGTATCACATATGAGTACATCGACTTTTCTAGCCTTAGCTGCCTGTATTGCATCATATACAACGGCTGCTGGATCAGAGCCTTCCTGATGCCTTATTAAATCAACACCAGCTCTGTTGCTCCATACCTCAAGTTGGTCTATAGCAGCTGCTCTGAAGGTATCAGCTGCAGCTAAAAGAACTTTTTTCTTGTCATTTTTAAATTTAGCTGAGATCTTTCCTATTGAAGTAGTTTTTCCAACTCCGTTTACACCTACAACCAATATTACAGATGGGCTGCTATTAACTAGTGTAGTTTCCTGCTCGGAACCAAGCATATCTACAAGAACTTCCTTCAAGCAAGGAGTGATTTCTTTAGGATCCTTCACTTTATTAGTTTTTATCTTCTCCCTTAGTCTTTCCATTATCTCAAGTGTAGTTTCTACACCAATATCTGAGGTAATAAGTATTTCTTCAAGCTCTTCATAAAGCTCTTCATCAATATTTACATAGAGATTAAGCATTTCGCTTACCTTATCAGTAAAACCGTCCTTAGTCTTAGAAAGACCATTCTTGAGTTTTTCAAAAAATCCACCAAACATAAATTGCCTCCTTGGATTAACCCCTTAATTATAATAAATTAATTATATTGTTATCTTATTGCAGGATGTTTATTTAAATCTACAGAAACTACTTTAGAAACACCCTTTTCTTCCATAGTAACTCCATACAATACATCGCTGACTTCCATTGTTCCTTTTCTATGAGTTATAACTATAAATTGAATATTGCTTGAAAATTTTTTAAGGAACTCAGCATACCTTAAAACGTTAGCATCATCCAAAGCAGCTTCTATTTCGTCCAAGATACAGAATGGAGTTGGTTTCATTTTTAGAATTGCAAACAATAAAGCAATTGCTGATAAAACTTTTTCTCCTCCAGACATAAGATTAATATTTTGAAGCTTTTTACCCGGCGGCTCTACATTGATTTCTATATTTGCTGTCAGCTCATCTCCGTCAGATAAAATTAAATCTGCCCTTCCACCTTTAAACAATTCTTTGAAGGTCTCATTAAATATCACTTTAAGTTTGCTTAGGTTTTCGCTAAAAACAGATTTCATTTTAGTTGTCATTTCATCTATCATCTTAAGAAGCTCTGTTTTAGCCTGAATTAAGTCTTCCTTTTGAGAACTCATGAAAGCAAACTTTTCTTTTATCTCCTTATACTCTTCAATAGCTCCAACATTTACTGTACCCAGTTCAGCTATTTGAGTCTTAAGCTTCCCAATACTTTTTTTATAACTTTCCATGCTAACTATTTCTGATTTATATTCTAGAGCTTCTGCATAAGTAAGAAACATTTCTTCGTTCAGTTTTGAATACAAGCTTTCAACCTCTGCCTCCAGCTTTGCTAAAGAAAGCTCTTGTCTATGAACTTCTTCTTCTTTTTTATTTAGCAATAAATTCACTGTCTCTAATTCGCTAGAAATAATTTTAATATTTTCCTTTAGTTTTATTCTTTCAATTTCACTTTCCTTAAACACACATTCAAGTTCACTCAATTTATCAGTAATGTAGCCTAATTTTTGTTTATAGTTTTGAATTTGGTCGTTACTTTCTTTAATTGTATTCTCTGCATTTATTGCTTCTTCTTTAAGAAATTTCTTCTTATGATGCAATTCTTCCATCTCATTGGATAATCTCTCTAACTCTCTTATCTTGTTTACGACAATTTCATCAAACTGAGCTTTCCTAATCTTTACTGCAGTATGATTATCTTTAAGTTCTGAAAGTTTGACATTTATATCACGTAAACTAGTTTGAAATTCTTCTAGTAACTTTGTTTTTTCATTTTGTGCATTTATTAGAATTTCAAGACTTGAATTTTTTGACGCAAGCACTTCATCGCTACTTTTAAGTTTGTCCTTTAATAGTTTTATTTCATCTCTTGTGGAATTAAGATTGAGAGTTAACCTGTTATTTTCTCCTGTAATAGAGGTTATTTTGCCTTGAAGTTTTGCTATCTCAATATTTTGATGATAAATTTCGTCTCTTAAATTCAAGCATTCATCATCTAGACTTTTAATAACCTTTTTTGATTGATTAACCTTATCAGATAAAAAAGAGATTTGTTGATTAGCTTCATTTAGCGCAATTGCTATTTCTTCAATTTCCCTTTTTCTACTTATAATGCTTGCTGACTTGTGGTAGGTGCTACCACCTGTTAGTGAACCACCAGGATTAATAACCTCTCCAGCCAAGGTAACAATTTTGTAACTATAGCTTATTTTCTTTGCAATTACTAATGCATTGTCCATATTGGCAGCTATGATTGTACGACCTATAAGGTATTCAATAGCATTTGAAAAGCTACTATCAAAGGTTATAAGTTCACTTGCTATTCCTATATACCCTTTATAATGTTTTATATTTTCTATATTAGATGCCTTCTTCCCTTTGATAATGTTTAAAGGAAGAAATGTAGCTCTACCAATATTATTAGCTTTAAGATAGTCTATTAATGTCTTTGCTACATTTTCATCATCTGTAATTATGTCAGAAATAGCTCCACCAAGTGCAATCTCAATTGCAGTCTCCAAATCTTTTTTAACAGTAATAATTTCTCCCACGACATGGCACTTGCCAGATGCCCTAGGCACCTTTCCAGAAGATATATTCTGCATTAAAGTTTTAACTGCTTTGTTATAACCTTCATATTGCTTGTCTAAATTTAGTAGCATATTATGATTAGCATCTAGTTTATTCGCAGAAACATTTAATTCTCTAAGCTTCTTTTCATCATTATTCAAATAACTATTATACTTTGCAATTTCATACTTGTTCTTTTTAATATTTTCCTCATATGACTTAACTTTAATACTTATGTCATTAATACTTTCCTCAAGTATTGTAACAGTATTTGAATTAATCTTTATAGAATTTATGAAATTTTCACAGGAGTTTACTAATTCTTCTAATCTTTTCTCTAGTTGCTGTTTTTCTGTATTAAAAATTAATATGCTATTCTTCTCTTCGATAGTTTTACTTAAAAGGTCATTTTCTTCCTTCTTAAGCTGATTTATAGTATTCTCATCCTCATTTACTGAAAAATTTAATTGTAGAATTTCTTTCTCAAAACCTGTTATCTTAGCATTTAGCTCTTGTTGTTCTAGCTGATAGTGTTTTAAATTATCTTCCTGCTCATCCTTAATTACATGAATATTATTGAGTTTTTCTTGAATCCCATTAAAGTCTGCAATATTTTTTTCAATAAAAGATTGTAGATTTTTTATTCTCTCTTCTATAAGATTTGTTTCTGAAATAATTGTTTGATACTCAGCTTTATTTTTATAATATTCCTGCTGATTTTCTTGTGCTTGAACATCTTTTCTATCAAGCTCCTCATTATGTTTTTGCAGGTCTATTTTGCTTTCATCTCTTTTCCTAATAAGCTGATCAATTTCATCTTTCACGCTGCCTACAGCAGTTTTAATATCTTCTATTTTTACCTGCACATTATCTATAGAGTGCACAATTAAATTAACTTCTTTCTCTTTAAGTTCTCCCGATAGTTCTAAAAAAGCTTTAGCCTTCTCACTTTCAAGTTTAAGTGGTTCAAGTCTTTCTTCATAGGTCTGTAAGATATCAGTAATTCTTATAAGATTTTGCTCAGTATTGTTAAGTTTCTTTTCAGCTTCCTCTTTTCTGCTTTTAAACTTAACAATCCCAGCAGCCTCTTCTAAAAGATTTCTTCTTTCTTCAGGTCTACCACTTAGTATAGCATCAATTTTACCTTGTCCAATTATGGAATATCCTTCTTTACCAATACCGGTATCCATAAAAAGTTCTTGTACATCCTTCAATCTACACTGTGTATTATTTATGTAGTACTCACTTTCACCTGAACGATAAAGTCTTCTTGAAATTGTAACATCTGAATAATCTATAGGCAATTCTTCATTGGAGTTATCTAAAGTAAGTGAAACTTGAGAAAGACCCACTGGTTTTCTAAACTGTGTACCTGCAAAAATGACATCTTCCATCTTACCGCCTCTAAGACTTTTAACGCTTTGTTCTCCAAGCACCCATCTTACAGCATCTGATATATTGCTCTTTCCGCTTCCATTAGGTCCAACAACTGCTGTAACTCCTTTTTTAAAGGTAAGGTCTGTCTTATCAGCGAAGGATTTGAAGCCCCTTATTTCAATTGATTTTAAGAACATAAGTACACTCCTTATTATCTAAATAAAGCCGGCAAAAGCCCAATTAAAAATATAAAAACAATAAAATATATCAATAACTTAGTATACTTTTCTCTTTGCCTCTTTTTCATTTATTAACACTCCTAACATACGGGTTTATGCAACACAACATAAGTTTATAGTATAAAAGAAAAAATATCAATGCAAAAATAAAAAACCGTGAACTGAATTAATCATGCTCACGGTCTTGCTTTATCCTTATTATCTTGGCTCTACAATAAATTTTATTGCGGTTCTTTCTTCACCTTCAATAGTAATTTCTGAAAAAGCAGGGACTACAACTAAATCTATTCCATTTGGTGCTACAAATCCTCTTGTAATTGCAATAGCTTTAACTGCTTGGTTAACTGCACCTGCTCCTACGGCTTGAACCTCTGCAGAACTATTCTCTCTTAATACTGCTGCTAAAGCTCCTGCTACTGATTTTGGCTGTGATTGTGCTGATACTTTTAATACTTCCATGATTAAATTCCTCCCTACAAAACCTGTTATAACAAATTTTACAGAGATAATATTCTATAAAACATTCGAATATCCTTCTTTGTATTTTTGACTCAAATAGCAATGAATCGACTCTTTTTTACAACTGTTATCCCATTTTATAAGTAAATTTCCTCTTTCTATATCATAATCTTGAACTAATCTAATGTTTAATGTCTTTAATTGTTTTTTAGTGTCTATAAAAAATCTCTTTCTGGAAGCATATAATTTTGATATATCCCTATTATTTATAAAAATCTCCACATCACCAGAGAAGTTCTTTGGAAGGTATTCAATCAGCATATCATTAAAAATACTTCCTTCAACCAATTCTCTAAAGGCAGGATGAAACGGTCCTGCTATGATTTCACCATCCTCATCAATCTCCTCCGTTGTTTGCAGCCCTACTCTAATAATATTTATATTGTTTGCCGAAAGCATTCCATATAAAATCTTGCTTATATAAATAGCTTCATCTAATGTATATGGCTTGTAAATTCCTCTATTATACATATGTTCCATAGGTGTATCTTTAATAACTAGTGCAGGGTATATTCTGCATAAATTAGGAGCAAGTTTAATAATTTCTTCTGTAGTTTTAATATCTTTTTTAAAGTTATCGCCAGGCAATCCCAGCATAATTTGATGTCCTAAAATAAATCCAAAGTCTTTAATTAGCTGAGATGCATTCATTACGTCTTCTACTGTATGACCTCTTGCAGATTTTTTCAAAACTTCATCATCTAGTGATTGTACCCCTAATTCGATAATATCAACAGAAAATTTTTTTAAGTTAGCTAATATTGCTTCATCTATATAATCAGGTCTTGTAGATAATCTTATATTATTTACTATTCCTAAATCCTTGTAATGTTTCGCAACCTGTAGCAACTCTTTTTGCTTTTCAATATTTATAGCAGTAAATGTACCTCCAAAGAATGAAATCTCCAATATCCTATTTTCTGAAGGGATAGTCCTTAAATATTCCTCAACTGTATTTTTAACAAAATCTCCTGTAACTTTTGTAGTGCTTCCAGTAATGCTATTTTGGTTACAGAACACACAATCATGAGGACAACCTTCATGCGGAACAAAGATTGGAATTATATAATGTGATTTGCTCATTAATTTCTAAACCTCCAATGTCATAAGTGCATCTTTAGCAGCATTTTGTTCAGCTTCCTTCTTACTATAACCAGCTCCTACACCTAAAATCTTATCTCCTACTAGAATTTCCGTAAAAAATTTTCTTCTATGTGGAGGACCCTCGTGTCTAATAAGCTTATAGGATATTGACACCTCGCCATTTTGTTGAAGTTCCTCCTGTAATTTAGTTTTATAGTCTAACACTATTTCATTACTTATTGCCTTTTTTATGATATTCTCAAAATTACATACAATAAATTTTTTTGCTTCTTCAAGACCACAATCCATGTAAATTGCTGCGATAATCGCTTCAACACAATCTGCTAAAATAGATACTCTATCTCTTCCCCCTGTAAGCTCCTCACCCTTACTCATATACATATATTTACCTACGTTTAGCTT
The genomic region above belongs to Clostridium swellfunianum and contains:
- the rpsP gene encoding 30S ribosomal protein S16, with amino-acid sequence MAVKIRLRRMGAKKAPFYRVVVADSRSPRDGRFIEEIGYYNPTTEPTTIKIDEEKAAQWVKNGAQPSDIVKKLFDRAGISEKLTK
- the ffh gene encoding signal recognition particle protein is translated as MAFEGLASKLQETIKKLKGKGKLTEKDIKEAMREVKLALLEADVNYKVVKDFINSVSEKCLGNEVMESLTPGQHVIKIVNDELTALMGSSESAVNYINNGTTVIMLVGLQGAGKTTMAGKLALQIRKKNKKPLLVACDIYRPAAIKQLQVVGKQIDVPVFSMGDKVNPVDIAKAAIEHAKSNDNNVVIIDTAGRLHIDEELMDELKNVKDSINPHEILLVVDSMTGQDAVNVAQSFNEQLDISGVILTKLDGDTRGGAALSIKAMSGKPIKFVGVGEKMNDLEVFYPDRMSSRILGMGDVLSLIEKAQAAIDEKEAKELGAKMMSQDFNLDDYLAMMDQMKKLGPLNKIIEMIPGLNTKELQGVDLSQGEKEMKRREAIINSMTKKERKNPSLVSGSSSRKKRISQGSGTNIQDINKFLKEFEMMKKMMKQTKNMQKGFKKGLFGKLPFMN
- a CDS encoding putative DNA-binding protein encodes the protein MEERVEISLLLDFYGSLLTDKQRDIMTMYYNEDLSLAEIAELNNTSRQAIHDTIKRCQRLLLDYENKLQIMTKNFILSDIKKKLLIKCSFLKDKISDSEIKTHIEYIEKDIIENL
- the ftsY gene encoding signal recognition particle-docking protein FtsY — protein: MFGGFFEKLKNGLSKTKDGFTDKVSEMLNLYVNIDEELYEELEEILITSDIGVETTLEIMERLREKIKTNKVKDPKEITPCLKEVLVDMLGSEQETTLVNSSPSVILVVGVNGVGKTTSIGKISAKFKNDKKKVLLAAADTFRAAAIDQLEVWSNRAGVDLIRHQEGSDPAAVVYDAIQAAKARKVDVLICDTAGRLHNKKNLMDELSKINRIIDREFSEAQKQTLLVLDATTGQNAVQQAKQFMEVADVNGIVLTKLDGTAKGGVVISIKHQLNVPVKLIGVGEGIDDLQEFKAKAFVEALF
- the smc gene encoding chromosome segregation protein SMC, which translates into the protein MFLKSIEIRGFKSFADKTDLTFKKGVTAVVGPNGSGKSNISDAVRWVLGEQSVKSLRGGKMEDVIFAGTQFRKPVGLSQVSLTLDNSNEELPIDYSDVTISRRLYRSGESEYYINNTQCRLKDVQELFMDTGIGKEGYSIIGQGKIDAILSGRPEERRNLLEEAAGIVKFKSRKEEAEKKLNNTEQNLIRITDILQTYEERLEPLKLESEKAKAFLELSGELKEKEVNLIVHSIDNVQVKIEDIKTAVGSVKDEIDQLIRKRDESKIDLQKHNEELDRKDVQAQENQQEYYKNKAEYQTIISETNLIEERIKNLQSFIEKNIADFNGIQEKLNNIHVIKDEQEDNLKHYQLEQQELNAKITGFEKEILQLNFSVNEDENTINQLKKEENDLLSKTIEEKNSILIFNTEKQQLEKRLEELVNSCENFINSIKINSNTVTILEESINDISIKVKSYEENIKKNKYEIAKYNSYLNNDEKKLRELNVSANKLDANHNMLLNLDKQYEGYNKAVKTLMQNISSGKVPRASGKCHVVGEIITVKKDLETAIEIALGGAISDIITDDENVAKTLIDYLKANNIGRATFLPLNIIKGKKASNIENIKHYKGYIGIASELITFDSSFSNAIEYLIGRTIIAANMDNALVIAKKISYSYKIVTLAGEVINPGGSLTGGSTYHKSASIISRKREIEEIAIALNEANQQISFLSDKVNQSKKVIKSLDDECLNLRDEIYHQNIEIAKLQGKITSITGENNRLTLNLNSTRDEIKLLKDKLKSSDEVLASKNSSLEILINAQNEKTKLLEEFQTSLRDINVKLSELKDNHTAVKIRKAQFDEIVVNKIRELERLSNEMEELHHKKKFLKEEAINAENTIKESNDQIQNYKQKLGYITDKLSELECVFKESEIERIKLKENIKIISSELETVNLLLNKKEEEVHRQELSLAKLEAEVESLYSKLNEEMFLTYAEALEYKSEIVSMESYKKSIGKLKTQIAELGTVNVGAIEEYKEIKEKFAFMSSQKEDLIQAKTELLKMIDEMTTKMKSVFSENLSKLKVIFNETFKELFKGGRADLILSDGDELTANIEINVEPPGKKLQNINLMSGGEKVLSAIALLFAILKMKPTPFCILDEIEAALDDANVLRYAEFLKKFSSNIQFIVITHRKGTMEVSDVLYGVTMEEKGVSKVVSVDLNKHPAIR
- a CDS encoding stage V sporulation protein S, which translates into the protein MEVLKVSAQSQPKSVAGALAAVLRENSSAEVQAVGAGAVNQAVKAIAITRGFVAPNGIDLVVVPAFSEITIEGEERTAIKFIVEPR
- a CDS encoding elongator complex protein 3; the protein is MSKSHYIIPIFVPHEGCPHDCVFCNQNSITGSTTKVTGDFVKNTVEEYLRTIPSENRILEISFFGGTFTAINIEKQKELLQVAKHYKDLGIVNNIRLSTRPDYIDEAILANLKKFSVDIIELGVQSLDDEVLKKSARGHTVEDVMNASQLIKDFGFILGHQIMLGLPGDNFKKDIKTTEEIIKLAPNLCRIYPALVIKDTPMEHMYNRGIYKPYTLDEAIYISKILYGMLSANNINIIRVGLQTTEEIDEDGEIIAGPFHPAFRELVEGSIFNDMLIEYLPKNFSGDVEIFINNRDISKLYASRKRFFIDTKKQLKTLNIRLVQDYDIERGNLLIKWDNSCKKESIHCYLSQKYKEGYSNVL
- the rnc gene encoding ribonuclease III codes for the protein MKVNLDSMKELEEKLNIKFNNKKIIAEALTHSSFVNQNKDLNHNERLEFLGDSILQLTISEHLYKNYTDKTEGELTRTRALIVCENSLYEIAQKLNVGKYMYMSKGEELTGGRDRVSILADCVEAIIAAIYMDCGLEEAKKFIVCNFENIIKKAISNEIVLDYKTKLQEELQQNGEVSISYKLIRHEGPPHRRKFFTEILVGDKILGVGAGYSKKEAEQNAAKDALMTLEV